A region from the Triticum aestivum cultivar Chinese Spring chromosome 3D, IWGSC CS RefSeq v2.1, whole genome shotgun sequence genome encodes:
- the LOC123073896 gene encoding uncharacterized protein codes for MAVGTSSSMLGGAFLLLVLSSATDVHGGPSSSAAPRSPLDYLCNNLGPAYVGANLCVSTLCIDPSCRSTRGLPGLAVIATRLTVSNATVAKASIEHALAHAKDGKARKAMRSCLQLYTGAIPRLQWAARSAAAGRYSGVPEVLLAARYVSDKCTNLAGEGALPKENVEFFMMAFVAEAVVEGVQLFIG; via the coding sequence ATGGCCGTGGGCACATCCTCTTCTATGCTCGGCGGCGCTTTCCTTCTCCTCGTCCTCTCCTCGGCCACTGATGTTCACGGCGGGCCAAGCTCCAGCGCCGCGCCACGTTCCCCGCTGGACTACCTCTGCAACAACCTCGGACCTGCGTACGTCGGGGCGAACCTCTGCGTGTCCACGCTCTGCATCGACCCCTCCTGCCGCTCTACGCGCGGCTTGCCGGGGCTCGCAGTGATCGCCACCAGGCTGACAGTGTCCAACGCCACGGTGGCCAAGGCGAGCATCGAGCATGCGCTCGCCCACGCCAAGGACGGCAAGGCCAGGAAGGCCATGCGGTCGTGCCTCCAGCTCTACACCGGCGCCATCCCAAGGCTGCAGTGGGCGGCGCGGTCGGCTGCTGCTGGGCGATATAGCGGTGTACCGGAGGTGCTACTGGCTGCTAGGTACGTCTCAGATAAGTGCACCAATTTGGCCGGCGAGGGGGCACTTCCCAAGGAGAACGTTGAGTTCTTCATGATGGCCTTCGTCGCGGAGGCCGTTGTCGAAGGGGTGCAGCTTTTTATCGGCTGA